The region CCTCAGCGCCGTGGCGCTCGCCAAGCAGGAAACCCACCTGCCCGTAATTGTGGACGTGACCCACGCCGCCGGCCGGCGCGACCTGCTGATTCCGCTGGCCAAGGCCGCGCTGGCCGTGGGCGCCGACGGCATTCATGTGGAGGTGCATCCCAGCCCCGCCACCGCCCTGAGCGACAACGAGCAGCAACTGGACTTTGCCGGCTACGAGCGCTTTATCGGCGCCCTGCAGGCCCAGCTGAAGCAGCCTGTGGGCGTCTAGAAACGAGCGACGTGGGGCCGGGGGACCATCAACGTCCCCCGGCCCCTGCTGTTGGCCCCCGCGCCCTTAACTCGGCGCCGCTTCCGGGGCTGGCAGGATCAGCCCTTCCTGGCCCACGGGCCGCAGGGGAAAAGTGTGCAGTTCCTGCACCTCGCCGCGCCACTCGCGGGTGAGGCTCAGGGCTTCCACCTCGAAGTGGTCCACGGGGGGCACCAGGGCCTGCACCTGCGCCCACAGCAGATCCTCGGCCCAGGGGAGTACGCCCAACGCCAGGGTCAGGTGGGGGCGGTACTCGGCGCCGTCGTGCCGGGCGCGGCTGGAGGGGCCAACGGCCAGAATGCGCTCGTGCAGATCACGCAGCGGCTCACTGAGTTCGCACTCCAGAAAGAACATGCTGGGCACCCGTTTCCAGCCCAGCACCCGCACCGAAAAAGCGGGCTGGTCCTGCAGGGCGGCGCGGCAGGCAGCCACCAGTTCGGCCGGGCCCAGGTCGGTGTGAAAGGGCGCGCGGATGTTCAAGTGCGGCAGGCCAAAGCCGCGCACGTTCAGCCCCGCCTGGGCGCGGCGCATCCAGGTGTCCAGCGCTTCTGGGGGCCATGCCACCAGCGAATAGCG is a window of Deinococcus multiflagellatus DNA encoding:
- a CDS encoding 2'-5' RNA ligase family protein translates to MTEPAPESAAPESPRPLPAGDHSRYSLVAWPPEALDTWMRRAQAGLNVRGFGLPHLNIRAPFHTDLGPAELVAACRAALQDQPAFSVRVLGWKRVPSMFFLECELSEPLRDLHERILAVGPSSRARHDGAEYRPHLTLALGVLPWAEDLLWAQVQALVPPVDHFEVEALSLTREWRGEVQELHTFPLRPVGQEGLILPAPEAAPS